In one Balaenoptera acutorostrata chromosome 5, mBalAcu1.1, whole genome shotgun sequence genomic region, the following are encoded:
- the HAUS3 gene encoding HAUS augmin-like complex subunit 3 isoform X3, whose protein sequence is MSCGKEFVETLKKIDYPKADILNGEDFDWLFETVENESFLKWFCGNVSEQNVLSEEELEAFSILQKSGKPILEGAALDEVLKTCKTSDLKTPTLNDKELEKLEDEVQTLQKLKNLKIQRRNKCQLMASVTSHKSLRLNAKEGAANKKLKQSQRILNAASTKISNELHTLTDGVAKLLVFFRHSNLGQGTNPLVFLSQFSLEKYLSQEEQSTAALTLYTKKQFFQGVHEVVESSNEENFQLLDIQAPSICDNQEVLEERRLEMARLQLAYICAQHQLIHLKARNLSLKSSIKWAEENLHSLTSKALSTFRRRE, encoded by the exons ATGAGTTGTGGAAAGGAGTTTGTGGaaacgttaaaaaaaattgattatcCCAAAGCTGATATTCTTAATGGGGAAGATTTTGACTGGTTGTTTGAGACTGTTGAGAATGAATCATTTTTGAAGTGGTTTTGTGGGAATGTGAGTGAACAGAACGTATTATCTGAAGAGGAATTGGAAGCTTTTAGCATTCTTCAGAAATCAGGCAAGCCCATCCTAGAAGGAGCAGCGTTGGATGAAGTTCTTAAAACCTGTAAAACTTCTGATTTGAAGACACCTACCCTGAATGACAAAGAGCTGGAGAAATTAGAGGATGAGGTTCAAACTCTGCAGAAATTAAAGAACCTAAAAATTCAGCGACGTAATAAATGCCAGTTGATGGCTTCGGTAACTAGCCACAAATCTCTGAGGTTAAATGCTAAAGAAGGAGCAGCCAATAAAAAGCTGAAGCAGAGTCAGCGAATTCTAAATGCTGCCAGTACTAAGATCAGTAATGAGCTCCACACTCTTACCGATGGAGTTGCAAAATTACTGGTGTTCTTCAGACATTCGAATTTGGGTCAAGGGACAAATCCACTGGTGTTTTTATCTCAATTTTCATTGGAAAAATATCTAAGCCAAGAAGAGCAAAGCACAGCAGCATTAACCTTATATACCAAAAAACAGTTCTTTCAAGGTGTACATGAAGTAGTTGAAAGTTCAAACGAAGAAAATTTTCAACTTTTAGATATACAAGCACCCTCTATTTGTGATAATCAAGAAGTTCTTGAGGAGAGACGGCTAGAGATGGCTAGGCTGCAGCTGGCATATATTTGTGCTCAACATCAGTTAATTCACTTGAAAGCAAGAAATTTGAGCCTGAAGTCAAgtataaaatgggcagaggagaaTCTTCATAGCCTCACTAGCAAG GCTTTATCAACTTTTAGAaggagagaataa
- the HAUS3 gene encoding HAUS augmin-like complex subunit 3 isoform X2 → MRMLTVIQDFMKMENYEAFVGFDLCKIPLSSVAQKIMSAMHSGDLVESKDWRESEKTAEVVDKSSVRYSVLLEDGKNQSLEKKNLNSLTSQTSRVSIKFSSQSSSIRLTDQLSTDQNQKNISSLASSRCLIPQCDQEASVLRKMEHKRKHLPKENINNENNKESMSLKRKHITCNNSSEKTSKLMALEEDADEVEAYLNSRNSKAFTNNFCDIRYLDALEKSQLIEMLKQAVALVVTLIYKDGSTQLRADQALVSSVEGIVMLPRSRGEEDSGPLAARASDSVLEEGFMPSDQCIYIKTEPSSIWGQEQEAHHQFAM, encoded by the exons ATGCGGATGCTGACAGTCATTCAG GAttttatgaaaatggaaaattacGAGGCATTTGTAGGCTTTGACCTCTGTAAGATACCACTCTCCAGTGTTGCTCAGAAGATTATGTCTGCTATGCATTCAGGTGATTTAGTGGAGTCTAAGGATTGGAGAGAGAGTGAAAAGA ctgCAGAAGTGGTGGACAAATCCAGTGTTAGGTATTCAGTACTACTTGAAGATGGGAAGAATCAATCACTGGAAAAAAAG aATCTTAATTCTCTTACGAGCCAGACATCAAGAGTTTCCATCAAGTTCTCTTCTCAGTCCTCAAGTATCAGACTCACAGATCAACTGTCTACTGACCAAAACCAGAAGAATATCAGCTCATTGGCTTCTTCCAGGTGTTTAATTCCACAGTGTGACCAAGAGGCTTCAGTTCTACGGAAAATGGAACATAAAAGAAAACACCtaccaaaggaaaacataaataatgaaaacaataaagaaagcatgagtcttaaaagaaaacatatcacATGTAATAATTCATCAGAGAAAACAAGTAAACTTATGGCATTGGAAGAAGATGCTGATGAGGTTGAAGCCTACCTAAATTCTAGGAACTCAAAAGCATTCACAAACAATTTTTGTGATATTAGGTATTTGGATGCTTTGGAGAAAAGCCAGCTGATTGAAATGCTCAAACAGGCAGTAGCTCTGGTGGTAACTCTGATATATAAGGATGGCTCAACTCAGCTGAGAGCAGACCAG GCTCTGGTTTCCTCTGTTGAAGGCATTGTGATGTTACCAAGGAGCCGTGGAGAGGAAGACAGTGGTCCTCTGGCTGCCCGAGCCTCTGACAGTGTTCTGGAGGAAGGCTTCATGCCTAGTGATCAGTGTATCTACATAAAAACTGAGCCCTCTTCTATCTGGGGCCAAGAACAGGAGGCACATCATCAATTTGCCATGTAA
- the HAUS3 gene encoding HAUS augmin-like complex subunit 3 isoform X1 has product MSCGKEFVETLKKIDYPKADILNGEDFDWLFETVENESFLKWFCGNVSEQNVLSEEELEAFSILQKSGKPILEGAALDEVLKTCKTSDLKTPTLNDKELEKLEDEVQTLQKLKNLKIQRRNKCQLMASVTSHKSLRLNAKEGAANKKLKQSQRILNAASTKISNELHTLTDGVAKLLVFFRHSNLGQGTNPLVFLSQFSLEKYLSQEEQSTAALTLYTKKQFFQGVHEVVESSNEENFQLLDIQAPSICDNQEVLEERRLEMARLQLAYICAQHQLIHLKARNLSLKSSIKWAEENLHSLTSKALGKDILDAKISSLNSEILKLEEQITHIKDKILPAVVKENAQLLNMPVVKGDFDLQIAKQDYYTARQELVLNQLIKQKASFELVQLSYEIELRRHWDIYRQLENLVQELSQSNLMLHQQLEMLTDPSVSQQINPRNTIDTKDYSTHRLYQLLEGENKKKELFITHGNLEEVAEKLKQDVSLVQEQLAVSAQEHSFFLSKLNNDVDMLCDALYQGGNQLLLSDQELMEQFHQVESQLNKLNHLLTDILADVKTKRKILASNKLHQMERELYVYFLKDEDYLKDIVENLENQSKIKAVGLED; this is encoded by the exons ATGAGTTGTGGAAAGGAGTTTGTGGaaacgttaaaaaaaattgattatcCCAAAGCTGATATTCTTAATGGGGAAGATTTTGACTGGTTGTTTGAGACTGTTGAGAATGAATCATTTTTGAAGTGGTTTTGTGGGAATGTGAGTGAACAGAACGTATTATCTGAAGAGGAATTGGAAGCTTTTAGCATTCTTCAGAAATCAGGCAAGCCCATCCTAGAAGGAGCAGCGTTGGATGAAGTTCTTAAAACCTGTAAAACTTCTGATTTGAAGACACCTACCCTGAATGACAAAGAGCTGGAGAAATTAGAGGATGAGGTTCAAACTCTGCAGAAATTAAAGAACCTAAAAATTCAGCGACGTAATAAATGCCAGTTGATGGCTTCGGTAACTAGCCACAAATCTCTGAGGTTAAATGCTAAAGAAGGAGCAGCCAATAAAAAGCTGAAGCAGAGTCAGCGAATTCTAAATGCTGCCAGTACTAAGATCAGTAATGAGCTCCACACTCTTACCGATGGAGTTGCAAAATTACTGGTGTTCTTCAGACATTCGAATTTGGGTCAAGGGACAAATCCACTGGTGTTTTTATCTCAATTTTCATTGGAAAAATATCTAAGCCAAGAAGAGCAAAGCACAGCAGCATTAACCTTATATACCAAAAAACAGTTCTTTCAAGGTGTACATGAAGTAGTTGAAAGTTCAAACGAAGAAAATTTTCAACTTTTAGATATACAAGCACCCTCTATTTGTGATAATCAAGAAGTTCTTGAGGAGAGACGGCTAGAGATGGCTAGGCTGCAGCTGGCATATATTTGTGCTCAACATCAGTTAATTCACTTGAAAGCAAGAAATTTGAGCCTGAAGTCAAgtataaaatgggcagaggagaaTCTTCATAGCCTCACTAGCAAG GCTCTTGGCAAAGATATTTTGGATGCTAAAATTTCTAGCTTGAACAGTGAGATTCTGAAACTTGAAGAACAAATCACTcatataaaagacaaaattttgCCTGCTGTGGTAAAAGAGAATGCCCAGTTATTGAATATGCCAGTTGTAAAGGGAGATTTCGATCTGCAGATTGCTAAACAAGACTATTACACAGCAAGACAAGAGTTAGTTTTAAATCAGTTGATAAAGCAAAAGGCATCATTTGAACTTGTACAATTATCATATGAAATTGAATTGAGAAGGCATTGGGACATATATCGTCAGCTTGAAAACTTGGTTCAAGAACTTAGTCAAAGTAATTTGATGCTGCACCAGCAATTAGAAATGCTGACAGACCCATCAGTATCTCAGCAGATAAATCCAAGGAATACCATTGATACCAAGGATTATTCTACTCATAG GCTTTATCAACTTTTAGAaggagagaataagaaaaaagaattgtttaTAACCCATggaaacctggaagaagtggCTGAGAAATTAAAACAGGACGTTTCTTTGGTACAAGAGCAGTTAGCAGTATCTGCTCAAGagcattctttctttctgtccaaACTAAATAATGATGTGGACATGCTTTGTGATGCTTTGTATCAAGGAGGAAATCAGCTTTTGCTTAGTGATCAG gagTTAATGGAGCAGTTTCATCAAGTTGAATCTCAACTAAATAAGCTAAATCATCTTCTTACTGATATTCTTGCTGAtgtgaagacaaaaagaaaaattttggcATCTAATAAACTGCATCAAATGGAAAgagaattatatgtatattttttaaaagatgaagattATCTGAAAGATATTGTGGAGAATTTAGAAAACCAGTCAAAGATTAAGGCTGTTGGTCTTGAAgattga